The nucleotide sequence TATGTTCGGCTTGAGAAACAGCACAAGGTAAAGCAGCAAAGCCAGGGAAACAATCACGAGAGACATCAGATTGAAGGCTCCGACTGCAAGAAACGCCGCAAGATAGCCGGTATGGGCGAAGAAAAAACCGATCAGACCGTGAATAAAGGTCTCATCCCCGCTGGATAAAAAGAAGTCGCCTACCATGGAGGCTGCCAGGGCAAAGCAAATCCCCGCCAGGTACAGGGATACGCCAAGACCGTTATAAACGGCGTATGCGGCGACCAGCAGCACAACACTTCCGGTTACCATCATTTTTACAGGGATTTTTCCCCTTCCCTGTCGCGCATAATATACAGAAACTACCCCGAAAATTGCAGGAAAAATCCACAACACAAATTTTGTAATCATGATAGTATTTTACTATCCTGCTGAACCACTGGCAAGACTGATTTCTGATCATTGCTTTTTGTCAGCAGTAATGGAGATTACTGTTCTTTTCCACAAATGGCTGTTATACTGTTTTTTAACAGATAAAATATACGAAGAAAAGGAGACTTCGCTTGTGAATATCAGACTAAAACTCCTCCTGGCCTTTCTATGCTTTGCCGTAATACTTGCAGGGGTCGTTCAGGTTACCCTGGTCAGTTCCCGCAGTGTAGTAGCCCTTGCAACCCAGAGCCGTTACTCCACCGCTGCTCTGGCGGATTGGAACAGGCTCAATCTGGTCAACAACAAGCTCTTGTCTGCTGTCAATGCTCCGGATTATTTTCAGCAGAACTGGCCGAAGGTCAACGAGTCCTTTCACCAGAACCTGACAAGGCTGATTGAGTCCGAAGACTTAAACCGTATTCCCCGGGTTGCCGGAGAACTGGAAAGCCTTTCGAATCTGTATACATTGATCAAGCCGAATATTGATTCCATAGGGAATCTTTTCATCTCCAACGATAATACAGACCTCACAAGCAGGCTGCGAAGTCAGAGTCTTTACCAGCTGTTGGAGCAGCTAAAAACCAACAGAAGTGAGGCAACCCTTTATATAGAGGCACTTCGCTTTGAAAACCTCATTAACAGCCTGGAGATCTCCTCCGACGCCTTTAACCAGCTGCTTACACGCTTACCCAACCTTCTGGATGAAGAAATACAGCAGGTCTCAGGCAGGCAGCAGCTGATGGTGCTGGCTGCAATCATTCTGGTAGGACTTGTTTCCGCACTTTTTGCAGTACTGTTTTCCGGCCGCATAAGCAAACGGATAGTCCGTATAGAGGAGGTTATGAGCGCTGTCTCCAAGCGCAACCTTACTGTACAATCAGAAGTTGAGGCCAGGGACGAAACCGGCCGGCTCGCTAACCATATAAACGCGGTCATTTCCAACCTGAAGAATATTATTGACGAAATCAAACAGGGTTCTTCGGAAGCAATGCATCTGCAGGAGGAGCTAGCAACCTCTACCGCTGAATCCTCCGCTGCGATGAC is from Marispirochaeta sp. and encodes:
- a CDS encoding lysoplasmalogenase, with the translated sequence MITKFVLWIFPAIFGVVSVYYARQGRGKIPVKMMVTGSVVLLVAAYAVYNGLGVSLYLAGICFALAASMVGDFFLSSGDETFIHGLIGFFFAHTGYLAAFLAVGAFNLMSLVIVSLALLLYLVLFLKPNIDDSILFWAVCGYTAITALVIAAAFGTGQPLLVGGAVLIALSDCIIAWNKFIRPVKYDELLILSTYYVAQICIGIGSWILLL